TATTTTCCTGTCCGTTTCCTGGCTGTCTGTTTTCAGCAGCTTCATCTGTCATCATCCTCCTTCCATCCCGGTCCGGACCACCGTATCAGTCTGTGATACGTTCCCTGAAATCCGGATTATATTTCTCTTTTAAGAACCTGTCCGTCGTCACGGATACTGTTTTCACTTCCGACAGAGCCGCCCTTTTTCCTGGTTTATAACAGGCATTCACATACATATACATACAGAAAAGCACTGTCGTGAATGCCGCATTTTCATCAGTGGCAAGTATCCGGTAGTAATGCATGTCATTATGGACAGTCCCATCTTTTTCTGCCTGTGCGGTCTGCCGGTCGCCGCAGTAGACCGGGCATCTGCTTCCTTCGATACCGAATCCGACCGGATACATGCTGTATATCATGCCGTCTTTTTCCATCCGGTGATACCCAGAGCTCTTGCACATGCTGTCCTTATGGATTGTCTGGTACACGCTGCCCGTTTCCCTGCCGTCCTGCCTTATCCGGTAAGGACGGAATCTCTTTTTACCGGCAGCACTGTGCCTGTCCGGAAGCATTTCAAATTCCATGCCGCGGTATATCCCGCTGATATATGCCTCCATAGACCAGGGTTTCCCGGAAAGCGAAACAGTCCCCGTCTCCTCCGTCAGCCGTTTTATGGCAAAACCCGCAGTGCAGAATCCCCTTCCGGTCTGCTTCAGCTCAAGAATCATATCTCCTCCTTTCCGTGTCATCCGTGACACGTTTCCATGTTTCAGTCGTCAAATAGCCCTAACGCACTGATGATATCCTTTACCTGCGCTGTCTCCAGGTCTTCCCGTATCATGAACAGGAGCAGCTCTTTCTCTACTCCCTGCCGGATTGCTTCCTCCACAACAGCGATACGTTCCTCATCCAGGTCCGTCCGTTTCAGCCAGTCTGCCAGGATTTCTCCCACATCCTCCCCTTTCTCCTGCCTCCTCAGGCACTCGTTTTCTTTCCGGATGCTGTCTGCCTTTTTATCGTGCTGCCCGTCAACCAGCTTATTTTCCCTAAGCCATTCATATACCTCTGCCCCGTCCGGTGGATTCCTGTTTCTTTCCGGGAGCAGTTCCCGGATATCCAGGGACAGCAGCCTCTCCGGATTCAGATAGATAATCACCGCCTCCCCCTCCTGTTCTTTTTTCTTCCAGTATTCCAGGTCTTTCTCATCAAGGTATTCCATATCTTTCATTCCTCTCCTCCTTTCATGCTGCACCTGCTATCCTGTTTTCCTTTGTAAAGACTGCCGCCAGCAGCTCCGGCTCCGCCGCAACAAATCTGTCGTCCTCATAATATCCGGTGATGCTGTGTTTCATCAGGGTATTGTTCCCGGAGCGCACCCGTTCATCCGCTTCCACAGAAAACACCGGGTATACCTCCTTAAAATTGTAGTAGTAGCTGCACGGCATGTCCGGTATGTATTTTCCGTCCTTCCCGTCAGACATGAGCGCATAAACAGCCGATTCTTCAAATATGCCGTGGCTCTCCTCTATCTGGTAAGCCAGCGAATTTTCCATTGCATTTTTCCCTGTCCCTTCCAGATAAAACTGCCGCTGTCCTTCCCTGTACAGCTCCTCTGTCCTGTGATGGACATATTCCCCCAGGGAAGATGCCTCCAGGTACTCCTTTTTCTCCCAGGTACGGTATTTTTCATCCAGGACAGGGTCGCGTCCCTTAATCATGACGATACATTTCTTTTCATCCAGCTTCCGCACCTCTGCAGCGTCCAGCAGCTCACGCCCAAGGACATCATAGTTACGGCTGCTGTTCCCGTGCTCACCGCGCGTTTCCCCGGTCGCCCGTTTGCCGATTGTCCGTTTTCCCATCGATTCCGAAACATATTTGTGGGACCCCTGCTCATTGCCGCCAAGATACACCATCGTGTCACAGTTACCCGTGACATTTTCCCAGGCGTCCTTAAACAGCACTTTAAGCTGCGCAATGTTCTGGACAATGATGTTCGCCGACATGTTCCGGCTGCGCATGGTCGATAATACGGTACAGAAATCCTCCGGCAGGGCGACGTTTGCAAATTCTTCCATCCAGAAGGCGACCGGTACCGGCAGTGTCCCGTGGTACTTATGGTCCGCAATGCGCTCCAGTTCCTGGAACATGAGCGTATAGAACATCCCGACAAGGAAGTTATAGGATTTATCATTGTCCGGTATCACGCAGAAAATGGCTGTCTTCCTTGCCGGATTCTCATAAACTCCCTCCCCCAGCGCTGCAATGTCCATGTCATCGCTGTCCAGTATCCGCAGTATCTCCGGATTGTTGAGCAGCGCCATACGCGCGTTAAGCGAAATCAGGACGCTGCGGATTGTATCTCCCGCACCTGCCATCACATTTTCATATGCAATCCTTGCCGGATGCTCTTCCGGCAGCGCGCGAAGAAGGATATCTGTTTCAGACGGGCTCCCGTCATCATTTACCTTAGCCTTGTTTTTCAGGTCCATGACGCCCCGTATACTCGGCTTGCGCCCCTGCTTTGGTCCCTCATACCATTCGTAATACATCAGCGCCTGGAGCAGAAGCCCTTCTGCCCTCTCCCACATCGGGTCGCTCTGCATGGACTGCTTCGGCGTTGTGTTTGCGATAAAATTCGTAATCAGACGGATAATGTCATTGTCTGACCGTATATACTCAAACGGATTAAAATGGTCTGATTTTGCAAAATCTATCAGGTTAAGTACCCTTATCCGGTAACCCTGTGCTTCCAGATATCCTCCGCAGTCCCTCAGGCACTCCCCTTTCGGGTCTGTAACGACAAGAGAGGCATTGCACTGCAGGATATTCGGCTTGACAACGTAAAAAGATTTTCCTGCGCCGGAGCCTCCGATTACAAGGCAGTTGTTGTTGAAATTCCGCGCCGCTGTACTTATCCGCAGATGCTCCGACAGGATTTTATTGTTCTGCGGATGCTTCCTGTCCATCATTCTGGCGCTGATTCCGGAAGCAGGAATAAACCTGGAGGTACCATATTCTTTTCCTGGCATATAGTTCCCGACAGATGCCAGGTAATAGATATAGCCGACGCCCCACACAAGCAGGCATACTGCAACGCTTTTGCCCGTCAGTTCCGTGATACGGACAGGCAGCGGACTGCGCAGTGCCTGCACGAGCAGGTCCCTTACATTTTCCAGCGTGACCTCCGTTCCGGACAGTGTCCCGATACAGTAACCGATATAGACCGCTACAAAAAACAGGATGACGAACATCCTGTGGTCCGGTTTCCGTGTCTCAGGCATATGTTTTTTTCATTCCCTTCGGCGGCATTTTTGTTTTCTGTTCCTGTGTGTGTCCCGCCTCCGGCACACGGTTTCCAGCCTTTTTCCTCTCCTTCCCTGCCGTGGTTTTTGCACCGTTTTTCTCCGGCGCGCGGTTTCTTTTTGTCCGGTTGTCATAATATCCTCTGAGCGTGCTTCCTTTTACGGTGCGTATTTCCCCGTCCCTGCCCTGTATCCGGTAATCTGCATCATGGTAAATATATGCGGACAGGATTTTCGTTCCGTTCCGGAACGTATACATCCGGCAGTCTGATTTCGGGATACTGACCAGGTCCTGCCGGTAGGGTATCCTGGTCGTGTATACGCCTTTTCCTGTCATTTTTTCAAACATCTTTTCATTGATGGTTATTCTGGTA
This is a stretch of genomic DNA from Marvinbryantia formatexigens DSM 14469. It encodes these proteins:
- a CDS encoding VirD4-like conjugal transfer protein, CD1115 family — its product is MPETRKPDHRMFVILFFVAVYIGYCIGTLSGTEVTLENVRDLLVQALRSPLPVRITELTGKSVAVCLLVWGVGYIYYLASVGNYMPGKEYGTSRFIPASGISARMMDRKHPQNNKILSEHLRISTAARNFNNNCLVIGGSGAGKSFYVVKPNILQCNASLVVTDPKGECLRDCGGYLEAQGYRIRVLNLIDFAKSDHFNPFEYIRSDNDIIRLITNFIANTTPKQSMQSDPMWERAEGLLLQALMYYEWYEGPKQGRKPSIRGVMDLKNKAKVNDDGSPSETDILLRALPEEHPARIAYENVMAGAGDTIRSVLISLNARMALLNNPEILRILDSDDMDIAALGEGVYENPARKTAIFCVIPDNDKSYNFLVGMFYTLMFQELERIADHKYHGTLPVPVAFWMEEFANVALPEDFCTVLSTMRSRNMSANIIVQNIAQLKVLFKDAWENVTGNCDTMVYLGGNEQGSHKYVSESMGKRTIGKRATGETRGEHGNSSRNYDVLGRELLDAAEVRKLDEKKCIVMIKGRDPVLDEKYRTWEKKEYLEASSLGEYVHHRTEELYREGQRQFYLEGTGKNAMENSLAYQIEESHGIFEESAVYALMSDGKDGKYIPDMPCSYYYNFKEVYPVFSVEADERVRSGNNTLMKHSITGYYEDDRFVAAEPELLAAVFTKENRIAGAA